The following coding sequences are from one uncultured Devosia sp. window:
- a CDS encoding class 1 fructose-bisphosphatase — protein MTTLTQWLAAQTVEPKLASVVATMGAASAEIAGVLRLAPIAGQTGLAGHTNVQGEAQKALDVVSNDIVLNHIRENAEISILVSEELDEEVRFDTSGQFMVATDPLDGSSNLDVNVTVGTIFSVLDAGKGLLQKGSAQLAAGYAAYGPATSLVITFGSGVAVFTLDGSGTFVLTQDKVLVPAASGEYAINTARERFWDAATKGYVAENVAGEEGAAGKRYNMRWVGSMVADIHRILMRGGIFLYPLDSETISKGGRLRLLYEANPMAMIVEAAGGKSTTGPAGILDLVPTGIHQRVPVILGSAGEVERVEGWYKRG, from the coding sequence ATGACCACGCTGACCCAATGGCTTGCTGCGCAGACCGTCGAACCGAAACTGGCTTCGGTGGTGGCCACGATGGGAGCGGCGAGTGCCGAGATTGCGGGCGTGTTGCGGCTGGCGCCGATTGCCGGGCAGACAGGGTTGGCCGGGCACACCAATGTGCAGGGCGAGGCGCAGAAGGCGCTGGATGTGGTCTCGAACGATATAGTTTTGAATCACATACGGGAAAATGCGGAGATTTCGATTCTGGTCTCGGAAGAGCTGGATGAGGAGGTCCGGTTCGACACTTCCGGCCAGTTCATGGTGGCGACCGATCCGCTGGATGGGTCCTCCAATCTCGATGTGAATGTGACCGTGGGCACGATCTTTTCGGTGCTCGATGCCGGAAAGGGTCTGCTGCAGAAAGGCTCTGCGCAACTGGCTGCGGGTTACGCAGCCTATGGGCCGGCGACGAGCCTGGTGATCACATTCGGTTCGGGCGTGGCGGTGTTCACGCTGGATGGGTCGGGCACGTTCGTTCTGACGCAGGACAAGGTTTTGGTGCCGGCGGCATCGGGCGAATATGCGATCAACACGGCGCGCGAACGGTTCTGGGACGCGGCGACCAAGGGCTATGTGGCGGAGAATGTCGCTGGCGAAGAAGGCGCGGCCGGCAAGCGCTACAATATGCGCTGGGTCGGCTCGATGGTGGCCGATATCCACCGCATCCTGATGCGGGGCGGGATCTTTCTCTATCCGCTGGATAGCGAGACCATCAGCAAGGGCGGACGGTTGCGGCTGCTCTATGAGGCGAACCCGATGGCGATGATCGTCGAGGCGGCAGGTGGCAAGTCGACGACGGGGCCAGCGGGAATTCTGGATCTTGTGCCCACGGGGATACATCAGCGGGTGCCGGTGATCCTGGGGTCGGCGGGCGAGGTTGAGCGCGTCGAGGGGTGGTACAAGAGGGGGTGA
- a CDS encoding AGE family epimerase/isomerase, which produces MTDTLPPLAKTNSSPWPKRPFHRQYLMRQANNLYDFFEAASINPKGGFFELDDEGLPLDEANSTRQIHVTTRMVHCAVIGSLLGRPGSDEIVDHGMRFIWEQHRDAEHGGYAWGVDDSEIVNGSKQAYGHAFVLLAASSAKLVGHPLAEQMLADVTRIINERFWDDKTGTVKDEYNQDWSKLLPYRGQNANMHMTEALMAAFEATGNRDYLKKAERIAELIILKNAVELDHRVAEHFDADWVLDRNYEGNEMFRPSGTTPGHWLEWSRLLYQLWVLGEKRLSWMTGAARALFQQSIDLGWDKEHGGFFYTLDWDNKPIMREKLWWPTAEAIGAAAYISAYDTHDYFQTWYRKLWDYAENHVIDHARGGWLSELKEDLTPTSRLFVGKPDIYHALQACLIPLYPANGSLTKAIIEADHTERHGI; this is translated from the coding sequence ATGACCGACACGCTGCCGCCGCTTGCCAAGACCAATTCAAGCCCGTGGCCGAAGCGGCCGTTTCATCGGCAGTATCTGATGCGGCAGGCCAACAATCTCTATGATTTCTTCGAGGCGGCATCGATCAATCCCAAGGGCGGTTTCTTCGAACTGGATGACGAGGGACTGCCGCTGGACGAGGCCAATTCCACCCGGCAGATCCACGTGACCACCCGCATGGTGCATTGCGCGGTGATCGGGAGCCTGCTGGGCCGGCCGGGTTCGGACGAGATCGTCGATCACGGCATGCGGTTCATCTGGGAGCAGCATCGCGACGCCGAGCATGGTGGCTATGCCTGGGGCGTGGATGACAGCGAAATCGTCAATGGCTCGAAACAGGCCTATGGCCATGCCTTCGTGCTACTGGCGGCGTCGAGCGCCAAGCTGGTGGGGCATCCGCTGGCCGAGCAGATGCTGGCGGATGTGACCAGGATCATCAACGAGCGGTTCTGGGACGACAAGACCGGAACGGTGAAGGACGAGTATAACCAGGACTGGTCGAAGCTCCTGCCCTATCGCGGGCAGAATGCCAACATGCACATGACCGAGGCGCTGATGGCGGCCTTCGAGGCCACCGGAAACAGGGATTATCTCAAGAAGGCTGAGCGGATTGCAGAGCTGATCATCCTCAAGAATGCGGTCGAGCTCGACCATCGCGTGGCCGAGCATTTCGATGCCGACTGGGTGCTCGACCGCAATTACGAGGGCAATGAAATGTTCCGTCCCTCGGGCACGACACCTGGGCATTGGCTGGAATGGTCGCGCCTGCTGTATCAGCTGTGGGTGCTGGGCGAGAAGCGGTTGAGCTGGATGACCGGCGCAGCGCGCGCGCTGTTCCAGCAGTCGATCGACCTCGGCTGGGACAAGGAGCACGGTGGGTTCTTCTATACGCTGGATTGGGACAACAAGCCGATCATGCGCGAGAAGCTGTGGTGGCCGACGGCGGAAGCCATCGGCGCGGCGGCCTATATCTCGGCCTATGACACGCATGACTATTTCCAGACCTGGTATCGCAAGCTCTGGGACTATGCAGAAAACCACGTGATCGATCATGCGCGCGGCGGGTGGCTCAGCGAACTCAAGGAAGACCTGACGCCGACCTCGCGGCTGTTCGTGGGCAAGCCGGATATCTACCACGCGCTGCAGGCCTGCCTGATCCCGCTCTATCCGGCCAATGGCAGCCTGACCAAGGCGATCATCGAGGCGGATCACACCGAAAGGCACGGCATCTAG
- the rhaD gene encoding rhamnulose-1-phosphate aldolase, translating to MTQHTADSWFVTAMVKATSDMWLKGWDERNGGNVSLRLLPDDVAPYLAIWPANRDAPISDPLPELAGQYYIVTGTGKYFRNVQLDPAANMGVVQVAADGASVKILWGFTDGGAPTSELASHLKSHSVRQQVSNGRDRVIMHCHATNLLALTYVLDLDPANVTRALWESSTECLVVFPRGVGTMGWIVPGTDTIGDATAREMSRHTLVMWPYHGIFGCGETLDEAFGLIDTAEKAAEVLVKVIAMGGARQTISTANLVDLAARFGVDPLPEAMAMERWRMAGEANPEITLKSAANSRWP from the coding sequence ATGACACAGCACACTGCCGACTCCTGGTTCGTCACCGCAATGGTCAAGGCGACCTCGGACATGTGGCTCAAGGGTTGGGACGAGCGTAACGGCGGCAATGTCAGCCTGCGCCTGTTGCCGGACGACGTCGCGCCCTATCTGGCGATCTGGCCGGCAAACCGCGACGCGCCGATCAGCGATCCGCTGCCCGAACTGGCCGGCCAATATTACATCGTGACCGGAACGGGGAAGTATTTCCGCAACGTCCAGCTCGATCCGGCCGCCAACATGGGTGTCGTCCAGGTGGCGGCAGACGGGGCTTCGGTAAAGATCCTCTGGGGGTTCACCGATGGCGGGGCGCCGACGTCCGAACTGGCGTCGCATCTCAAGTCACACAGCGTCCGCCAGCAGGTCAGCAATGGCCGGGACCGGGTGATCATGCATTGTCATGCGACCAATCTGCTGGCGCTGACCTATGTGCTCGATCTCGATCCGGCCAATGTCACGCGTGCCCTGTGGGAATCCAGTACCGAATGCCTCGTGGTCTTTCCCAGGGGCGTTGGGACAATGGGATGGATCGTGCCGGGCACGGATACGATCGGCGATGCCACGGCCCGGGAAATGTCCAGGCACACGCTGGTGATGTGGCCCTATCACGGCATTTTCGGCTGCGGCGAGACGCTGGACGAAGCGTTCGGGCTGATCGATACGGCCGAGAAAGCAGCGGAAGTGCTGGTGAAGGTCATCGCCATGGGTGGCGCGCGCCAGACGATCAGCACCGCCAACCTGGTGGATCTTGCCGCCCGATTTGGCGTCGATCCCCTGCCCGAAGCCATGGCCATGGAGCGCTGGCGGATGGCTGGCGAAGCGAACCCGGAGATCACACTGAAAAGCGCGGCCAACAGCCGCTGGCCGTAA
- a CDS encoding SDR family NAD(P)-dependent oxidoreductase, which translates to MTKDFAGKVAVVTGAGSGIGQAVAERLAGRGAKVVVGDLDMAAAQSVVTGITEAGGTAVAFGIDVADRAANQAMVALAVSEYGGLNYAVNNAGMTGPTALFADYDNAAWDRVIAVNLSSVFYAMQAEIPEILKAGGGAIVNTASLAGLVGNPQMAGYGASKHGVVGLTKSAAMDYAAKGIRINAIAPGGVETPLLRGKGDEYVAGLAAAHPVGRLATPAEIAAFAVFLLSEEAGFMTGVAYVTDGGLSIGPH; encoded by the coding sequence ATGACCAAAGACTTTGCAGGCAAGGTTGCCGTCGTCACCGGGGCGGGTTCAGGCATCGGACAGGCGGTTGCTGAACGATTGGCCGGACGCGGCGCGAAAGTGGTGGTGGGCGACCTGGACATGGCCGCCGCCCAGTCCGTCGTTACGGGCATCACCGAGGCGGGCGGAACGGCGGTCGCCTTCGGGATCGACGTTGCCGACCGGGCGGCCAACCAGGCCATGGTGGCGCTTGCGGTGAGCGAATATGGCGGGCTCAACTATGCGGTGAACAATGCCGGAATGACGGGGCCCACCGCGCTCTTCGCCGACTATGACAATGCGGCATGGGACCGGGTCATTGCGGTCAACCTGTCGTCGGTGTTTTACGCCATGCAGGCGGAAATTCCGGAAATCCTCAAGGCCGGGGGCGGCGCCATCGTCAATACCGCGTCGCTTGCCGGGCTGGTCGGCAACCCGCAGATGGCGGGCTATGGCGCATCCAAGCATGGCGTTGTCGGGCTGACCAAATCTGCGGCGATGGACTATGCCGCCAAGGGCATCCGCATCAATGCCATCGCGCCCGGAGGCGTCGAAACACCGCTGCTGCGCGGCAAAGGTGACGAGTATGTCGCCGGGCTGGCTGCCGCCCATCCGGTCGGCCGGCTGGCGACGCCGGCAGAAATTGCGGCTTTCGCCGTGTTCCTGCTGTCGGAAGAGGCCGGCTTCATGACCGGCGTGGCCTATGTCACCGATGGCGGGCTGTCGATCGGCCCGCATTGA